One Gossypium hirsutum isolate 1008001.06 chromosome A11, Gossypium_hirsutum_v2.1, whole genome shotgun sequence genomic window carries:
- the LOC107944011 gene encoding mitogen-activated protein kinase kinase kinase 5, whose translation MRWLQNIPFYYSSSSSSSSTIAASSEASSGKHFQDNHNYHKRTHKQHHSYLGFRIAGSKLTKQKEVTRLSDRELLAAPLSPSNDTPLSSSAPTSRTTSSSLAVPLPLPLPVPEGDGEQRLPSPSEVGHGRVLEDKDREKADGTPSHSSMFVSREPRKTAEYWDIRSSSKVLQQEVNRGDSCQDEFRVNAPVRSAPASPFSSPALFSPHRKSTSEMFPHYMVPTGKQVWSAPEMPTFDVPGLPPPAFYDCSILSPDCTPLHSPPNRSPRRNFRSQSGPPSPIHQEMSREFSSSRPESNCPMSVHPLPLPPGAAMASSSASVPQVTTKPEPLPMNCQWQKGKLIGRGTFGSVYVASNRETGALCAMKEVEIFPDDPKSAECIKQLEQEIKVLSQLKHQNIVQYYGSEIVEDKFYIYLEYVHPGSINKYVRDHCGAITESVVRNFTRHILSGLAYLHSTKTIHRDIKGANLLVDASGVVKLADFGMSKHLSGQRADLSLKGSPYWMAPELMQAVMQKDNSSDLALAVDVWSLGCTIIEMFTGKAPWSEYEGAAAMFKVMKDTPPIPEALSPEGKDFLRCCFQRNPAERPSASMLLEHRFVKCSSHSGSSSSNGLKSTDMPLSPRERSEFKLDQLPVQQSLRSSKSITPDWEITQRSHYKSSDLRLASRNSPRSTLETLPSLSPPRSGQNTHHPSPSSSMNRSINQEPRKLHIFR comes from the exons ATGCGGTGGCTTCAGAATATTCCGTTTTATTATTCTTCGTCGTCGTCTTCGTCTTCCACGATCGCCGCATCGTCTGAAGCTTCCTCCGGTAAGCATTTTCAAGATAATCATAATTACCATAAGCGTACTCACAAGCAACATCACAGTTACTTGGGATTTCGCATTGCGGGATCTAAGCTGACGAAGCAAAAGGAGGTGACGCGTCTCAGCGACCGAGAGTTGTTGGCGGCTCCGCTGTCCCCCAGTAACGATACTCCATTGTCGTCTTCAGCTCCTACTTCGAGGACAACATCGTCGTCGTTGGCGGTGCCGTTGCCGCTTCCGCTTCCAGTTCCAGAAGGAGACGGCGAGCAACGGTTGCCGTCGCCGAGTGAGGTTGGACACGGTAGAGTTTTAGAGGATAAAGATAGAGAAAAAGCAGATGGAACTCCTTCCCATTCAAG TATGTTTGTGTCTCGTGAACCGAGGAAGACAGCAGAGTATTGGGACATAAGATCATCCTCTAAGGTATTGCAGCAAGAAGTGAATCGTGGGGACAGTTGTCAGGATGAGTTTAGGGTGAATGCTCCTGTTAGGAGTGCCCCTGCGAGTCCGTTCAGTAGTCCGGCTCTTTTTAGCCCACACAGAAAGAGTACCAGTGAGATGTTTCCGCACTACATGGTTCCTACTGGTAAACAAGTTTGGTCTGCACCAGAGATGCCAACGTTTGATGTTCCAGGGCTTCCTCCCCCAGCATTCTATGATTGCAGCATATTAAGCCCCGATTGCACTCCGCTTCACAGTCCGCCAAATAGAAGTCCTCGTCGGAACTTTAGAAGCCAAAGTGGACCTCCTTCACCAATACATCAGGAGATGTCCCGTGAGTTCTCATCATCCCGACCTGAAAGTAATTGCCCTATGAGTGTCCATCCGTTGCCTCTTCCTCCAGGAGCAGCCATGGCTTCGTCATCAGCTTCCGTTCCCCAAGTTACAACTAAACCAGAGCCGTTGCCAATGAATTGTCAATGGCAAAAAGGCAAGCTTATCGGGCGTGGTAcatttggaagtgtttatgttgCCAGTAACAG AGAAACGGGAGCTTTATGTGCAATGAAGGAAGTTGAGATATTTCCTGATGACCCGAAATCTGCAGAGTGTATAAAGCAATTAGAACAG GAGATTAAGGTTCTTAGCCAGCTTAAGCACCAAAATATAGTTCAGTATTATGGTAGTGAAATA GTTGAAGACAAGTTCTACATATATCTAGAGTATGTTCATCCTGGTTCAATTAATAAATATGTTCGCGACCACTGCGGTGCCATTACAGAATCTGTTGTCCGCAATTTTACTCGCCATATTCTTTCCGGGTTGGCTTACCTCCACAGCACAAAGACAATCCACAG GGATATAAAAGGGGCTAATTTGCTTGTTGATGCATCTGGAGTTGTCAAGCTTGCCGACTTTGGGATGTCCAAACAT CTTAGCGGACAAAGAGCTGATCTTTCTTTGAAGGGAAGTCCATACTGGATGGCTCCAGAG CTAATGCAAGCAGTGATGCAAAAAGATAATAGTTCTGATCTAGCTCTAGCTGTTGACGTTTGGAGTTTGGGTTGTACCATTATCGAAATGTTCACCGGTAAAGCACCATGGAGTGAGTACGAAGGG GCTGCAGCTATGTTTAAAGTGATGAAGGATACCCCTCCCATTCCCGAAGCATTATCACCCGAGGGGAAGGATTTCCTACGCTGCTGCTTCCAAAGAAACCCTGCAGAGAGACCATCTGCAAGCATGTTACTAGAGCATCGATTTGTAAAATGCTCATCTCACTCAGGTTCCTCATCTTCTAATGGGCTAAAGTCCACG gATATGCCCCTTAGTCCTAGAGAGCGATCTGAATTTAAACTGGACCAATTGCCAGTGCAGCAAAGCCTACGAAGTTCAAAGTCCATTACTCCTGACTG GGAAATTACACAACGATCTCATTACAAGAGCTCTGACTTAAGACTAGCCTCACGTAA